GGCACTCGAACGACCAGATGGTGTCGTTCTACGTGATGACGCCGTCGGGGTTCGAGGTGGAGTACGGCTGGGGCGGCCGGCTCGTGGACGACAGCACGTGGGTCGTGCAGCGCCACGATCGCGGGACCCTCTGGGGGCACAAGCCCCAGGTGGAGGCCGCGCTCCCGGTCAGCGCGCAGCCCGTGGCCCGGTAGCCGCGCGCCTTCTCCGCCCCCATGGGCGAATTCGGGATCGGCCAGTCCGTCAAGCGCTTCGAGGACGCGCGCCTCCTGACCGGCCGCGGCCGCTATCAGGGCGACGTCAACCTCCCCGGCCAGGCCCACATGGTGGTGCTGCGCTCACCGCACCCGCACGCGCGGATCCGCGGCATCGACGCCCGCGCGGCCCTCGCCGCGCCCGGCATCGTCGCCGTCCTCACCGGCGCCGATCTCGCCAAGGACAAGCTGGGCACCATGCGCATGACGCTCAAGCGCAAGCGCCCCGACGGCTCGCCCATGTTCACCTCGCCGCATCTCGGGCTCTCCCCGGAGCGCGTGCGCTACATCGGCGATCCGGTTGCCCTCGTCATCGCCGAGACCCTCGCTCAGGCGAAGGACGCCGCCGAGCTGGTAGACGTGAACTACGAGCCCTTGCCCGCGGTGACGGGGACCGCCGATGCGGTGAAGCCCGGGGCGCCGCCGGTGTGGGACGAGTGCCCGGACAACATCTCGAGCGTGTACGAGGCCGGCAACAAGGCCGCGGCGGACGCCGCGATGGCAGGCGCAGTCCGTATCGTCCGCCGCCGCTTCGACATCACGCGGGTGCACGCCCAATACATGGAGCCGCGCGGCGCACTGGGCGTCTGGGACCCGGGCGAGGAGCGCTACACGCTCTACGCCGACGTGCAGTACCCCCACCGCGTGCGTACCGCGCTGGCCAGCAACATCCTCAGGGTCCCCGAGCACAGTATCCGCGTCGTCGCCGGGGACGTGGGCGGCGGCTTCGGCACCAAGGGCTGGCAGTATCCCGAGCACCGTCTCGTGCTGTGGGCCGCGCGCAAGCTCGGCCGGCCGGTGAAGTGGGCGTGCGAGCGCAGTGAGGCCATCCTGGCCGACGAGCACGCGCGCGATAACGTCACCGAGGCCGAGCTCGGACTCGACGCCGAGGGCCGCTTTCTCGGCCTGCGTGTGCGCACGCTCGCCAACGTGGGCGCCTACGTGTCCTCCGACCGGAACCTCCTCGCCACGTTCAGCAACGTGGCCACGCTGGTGGGCGTCTACACCTTCCCCGCTGCCCACGTGCACGTGTCGTGCGTGTTCTCGAACACCAACTCCACCGCGCCCTATCGCGGTGCGGGACGCCCCGAGGCGACCTACGTCATCGAGCGGCTGATCGATGAGGCGGCGCGCGAGCTGGGCGTGGACCGCGTGGAGCTGCGGCGGAGGAACATCATTCCCGCCTCCGCCATGCCGTACAAGACAGCGCTGGGCATGACCTACGACTGCGGCGAGTTCGACAAGAGCATGGAAGAGGCGCTGGCGGCGGCCGACGTGGCCGGCTTCGAGGCGCGGCGCGCCGAGGCGCGGCGCCGGGGGAAGCTCCGCGGGCTCGCGGTCGTCAATGCCATCGAGCGCGCGGCATCCCCCCAGCCAGAGTTCGCCGAGGTGCGCTTCAGCCCCAGCGGCACCGCCACCATCTTCATGGGGACCAAGAATCAGGGGCAGGGCCACGAGACCACGTTCAAGCAGATCCTCCACGAGCGCCTGGGTATCGCGCCGGAAGACGTGCGCTACATCGACGGCGACACCGACCGCGTGGCCTTCGGCATGGGCAGCATGGGCTCGCGCTCCACGGTGATCGGGGGCACCGCGCTCACCATGGCCGCCGACAAGGTGATCGCCAAGGGGCGGCGCATCGCGGCCAAGCTGCTGGAGGCCGCGGAGACCGACATCACGTTTGCGGATGGGCGCTTCGCGGTGAAGGGGACGGACAAGGCGCTCGCCCTGAAGGACGTGGCGCGCGCCGCGTTCACGCCGTCGTCGCTGCCGCCCGGCATCGAACCCGGCCTCTACGAGACGGGGACCTTCTCGCCGCCCGCCGACACCTGGCCCAACGGCTGCCACGTGTGCGAGGTCGAGATCGACGAGGAGATCGGCGCGGCGGCGCTGGTGAGCTACACTATCGTCGACGACGTGGGTACGGTGATCAATCCGCTCACGCTGAAGGGGCAGATCCACGGCGGCGTGGCCCAGGGCGTGGGGCAGGCGCTGATGGAGCAGGTCGTCTACGACCGCGAGTCGGGGCAGCTTCTCACCGCGTCGTTCATGGAATACGGCATGCCGCGCGCCGACGACTTCCCCGACATGCACATCGAAAGTCACCCCGTCCCGACCAAGCTGAATCCCCTCGGGGCCAAGGGCGCGGGTGAGGCGGGGACGGTCGGCGCGCTGCCCGCGGTGATGAACGCGGTGCTCGATGCCCTCGCGCCCCTGGGCGTGCGCGCGCTCGATATGCCGGCGACGAGCGAGCGGGTGTGGAGCGCGATGCAGGCCGCCCGCGCGGGGCGGTGAGCGGTGCGCCGCTCAGCCCTTGAGGCGCGGCAGCAGCTCGCGGGTAGCCCTCTCGAGCTGTTCCGCCTGATCGCCGCCGCCGAAGCGGATCACGATGTGCCGCGCGCCCGCCGCCACGAAGCGTTGGAGCCGCTCCAGGCACGAGGCCGCGTCGCCCGCGTGAAAGCCCTGGATGCGCGCGATGGTCTCGTAGGGCGCGGCGTAGTAGGATTCCACGAAGCTCCGGAGCTCCGCCTCTGCGCTCTTCGTGTCGCGCCCGATGTGGAGCGTGGTGTAGAGCGCGGGGACGAGATGATCGGCGCGCCCGTGCTCGGCCTTCGCGGCCGCCTGCACACGCGCCCAGCCCTCTGCCCACGCCTCGGGGGTGACGCTGTTCGGCAGCCACGCCTGGGCGAGGCGCCCGGCGCGGCGCGTGGCCGCCTCCACCTCGCCGCCCATCCAGATCGGCGGTCCGCCTGGGCGATGCGGGGTTGGGAGCAGGCGCGCGCCGGTGAGCTGCCAGTACCGGCCGGCGTAGGTCACGCCGCGGCCGTCGGCGTCCGTCCACAGCGCGCGACAGATCGCGAGCGATTCCTCGAGGCGGCCCACGCGCTGCGCGAAGGGCATGCCGCACGCCTCGAACTCCTTCCGCACCGCGGGCGAGTCCGGCGCGATCCCCACGCCGAGGAGCAGCCGGCCTTCCGCGACGCGGTCCACCGTGGCCACGAGATGCGCGAGCACGAGCGGATGGCGGAGCGCGGGGAGCAGCACCGCGGTGCCGAGCCGCGCGCGGCGCGTGCGCGCGGCCACTGCGGCGAGGAGCGTGAGCGGCTCGAAGCGCGGGCGCGCCAGGATCGAGTCGCCCGCCCAGATCGAGTCATAGCCCGCGGCCTCGATGCGCTCGGCCAGCGCGAGCATCGGACCCGTTTCGTGGCGTCCCGCCATCACGGCGTCCCGCGTGGGCAGAAGAACGCCGATCTCCACGTGCGACGAGCTCACGGAGCAAAATCTTAGCATGGCGCGCGCGATGGAACGGCGGCGGCTCGGGCGCACCGACATGGACACGAGCGTGCTGGGCTTCGGGGGC
The sequence above is drawn from the Candidatus Methylomirabilota bacterium genome and encodes:
- a CDS encoding xanthine dehydrogenase family protein molybdopterin-binding subunit, with amino-acid sequence MGEFGIGQSVKRFEDARLLTGRGRYQGDVNLPGQAHMVVLRSPHPHARIRGIDARAALAAPGIVAVLTGADLAKDKLGTMRMTLKRKRPDGSPMFTSPHLGLSPERVRYIGDPVALVIAETLAQAKDAAELVDVNYEPLPAVTGTADAVKPGAPPVWDECPDNISSVYEAGNKAAADAAMAGAVRIVRRRFDITRVHAQYMEPRGALGVWDPGEERYTLYADVQYPHRVRTALASNILRVPEHSIRVVAGDVGGGFGTKGWQYPEHRLVLWAARKLGRPVKWACERSEAILADEHARDNVTEAELGLDAEGRFLGLRVRTLANVGAYVSSDRNLLATFSNVATLVGVYTFPAAHVHVSCVFSNTNSTAPYRGAGRPEATYVIERLIDEAARELGVDRVELRRRNIIPASAMPYKTALGMTYDCGEFDKSMEEALAAADVAGFEARRAEARRRGKLRGLAVVNAIERAASPQPEFAEVRFSPSGTATIFMGTKNQGQGHETTFKQILHERLGIAPEDVRYIDGDTDRVAFGMGSMGSRSTVIGGTALTMAADKVIAKGRRIAAKLLEAAETDITFADGRFAVKGTDKALALKDVARAAFTPSSLPPGIEPGLYETGTFSPPADTWPNGCHVCEVEIDEEIGAAALVSYTIVDDVGTVINPLTLKGQIHGGVAQGVGQALMEQVVYDRESGQLLTASFMEYGMPRADDFPDMHIESHPVPTKLNPLGAKGAGEAGTVGALPAVMNAVLDALAPLGVRALDMPATSERVWSAMQAARAGR
- a CDS encoding LLM class flavin-dependent oxidoreductase, whose protein sequence is MSSSHVEIGVLLPTRDAVMAGRHETGPMLALAERIEAAGYDSIWAGDSILARPRFEPLTLLAAVAARTRRARLGTAVLLPALRHPLVLAHLVATVDRVAEGRLLLGVGIAPDSPAVRKEFEACGMPFAQRVGRLEESLAICRALWTDADGRGVTYAGRYWQLTGARLLPTPHRPGGPPIWMGGEVEAATRRAGRLAQAWLPNSVTPEAWAEGWARVQAAAKAEHGRADHLVPALYTTLHIGRDTKSAEAELRSFVESYYAAPYETIARIQGFHAGDAASCLERLQRFVAAGARHIVIRFGGGDQAEQLERATRELLPRLKG